The nucleotide sequence GCCGGTGCCGCCCAAGACCACACCGACTGTCCGGAAGATGGTGCGGATGTCCGTGGCCGCCGAGATGGTGCCCCAATAAAGCTCGTCATAACGCGCCCGTTCGGCAAAACTGCAATTGTTGCGTTCGCTGATCTGCCAGAGGCCGGTGAGGCCAGGGCGCAGGTCGTAATAGGCAAAACCCTCATAGAGCAGACGCTGCTGCGGCATCATCGGGCGTGGCCCGACAATGCTCATGTCGCCGATGAGCACGTTCCACAGCTGGGGCAGTTCATCGAGCGAATAGCGGCGGAGGAACGGACCGATAGCGGTGAGCCGCGGATCACGGCGCAGCTTCTGGTGCTTGTCCCAT is from Devosia sp. SD17-2 and encodes:
- a CDS encoding sugar transferase, producing the protein MLEHFVEGQAVMGARARSAWIPRTGRRQGYRVVKRLIDITLVLLSAPLTLPLILVMALLVRMDGGPAFYRQPRIGRHGHVFLLWKLRSMVPDADKALEAYLDANPAEKAEWDKHQKLRRDPRLTAIGPFLRRYSLDELPQLWNVLIGDMSIVGPRPMMPQQRLLYEGFAYYDLRPGLTGLWQISERNNCSFAERARYDELYWGTISAATDIRTIFRTVGVVLGGTGY